One region of Eupeodes corollae chromosome 1, idEupCoro1.1, whole genome shotgun sequence genomic DNA includes:
- the LOC129942623 gene encoding serine/threonine-protein kinase 10 isoform X2 → MSFINNLKKVFHIGGGEAKKKRLYNNIKMDTDIADFWEMVGELGDGAFGKVYKAQHKETRRYAAAKMCTLEDEENLSDHMVEIDILSEIKHPNIVELYEAFSLDDKLWMLIEYCDGGALDSIMVELEKPLTEPQIAYVCKHMTEGLNFLHKNRVIHRDLKAGNVLLTMEGGVKLADFGVSAKNKHTLQKHDTFMGTPYWMAPELVLCETFRDNPYDFKVDIWSLGITLIELAQMDPPNSEMSPMRVLLKIQKSEPPRLDQPSKYTKEFNDFLSKSLVKDPLLRASTDNLMTHPFINRVLDGKPIKDLLLEYKAEVVEEEVVDEEAEEPRNSAHPLDLDDDSSSQQSQEIDKRKIPGTPTSVSQTSRDSKESSPAIPTTPTVSTTTTPPPPTTPTPQTVPAQIAPAAAASAAGKAENNVKSQVKTSSPPPPPSAIVQDKIPPPPAVVQKQISPPPPAPSQKSTQPSAARADTKATAPVPPTSTSEITPENERKKVDNTDGEKKVIKKEKGKAPPPPPLMIISQQQKKVIESPEVKENADASAALLKDIIKPPPEFEEDISITPVNNNITDEETSNKEDPITVEFKTSPNEEKQVIPISRSNSCDDQLKPPSPTSSSSISVTSTPSKIVSMGTATTTSSNTSLITINSGSGEEDNKSILPNSLASNVSQITVVTSTHPPVIIDNNAQRVDTPTKSNSSSSSEVVIVSNELNKTHVNESSTDDDYPSLDSIEHSPRKQSSMIVINEDEAMGNAPKSAAVPTNARKLDESEVLIVSPSFVDEDSAYNTASVGGVDNHLLDTSHVSVVTVGEEIKVKDSSHIRTAESSSDLSSVGGPSECSDDTRSSSEHILAKPASKMNGGQLVKTTSVSASREDVSIIVNHKKTLPEKRISPDSSVGSMESRTHSECGSVRSSGGTPIRGVIKIDRSDAESIATTTSHDSREQEEDVIIRRKPSPPKVEPTKEEIELRNLRKKTRKRTRKFEIDGVQVTTTTSRVIYGDDETGRLYDDHVFRKQELRELKMLQKQEKKQQNDLQLKEQMAKEQQDRRFEQERITLEKTYESDMDSLARQQKQLIEKTEQNQEAELRSSSKRIRSEQEQELKIFRENLKQEIRLLKQEIDLLPKEKRKDEFKKRRAAMELDHEEKERQFLDSLKERHELLLRRISEKHRDRLATIDRNFLQQKQNAMRTREALIWELEEKHLHERHQLSKRHVKDMCFMQRHQMIIRHEKELDQVKRMLQRKEEDLLKKQSVEKRALPKRIRAERKARDLMFRESLRISTNLDPEVERERLKKFQEQEKRRYNQEEKRFEIKHQKQLEELRATREGAIRELEQLQNEKRKALVEHETHKLKEIDERLQRELRDWKEQLVPRKQRLEETFSQQLDEMESLYGGALIVPIPSDTLQRDFTGSTRSSLSSYSEG, encoded by the exons AtgtcttttataaataatctgaAGAAGGTTTTCCACATCGGAGGTGGAGAAGCCAAAAAGAAACGTCTCTACAACAATATCAAAATGGACACAGATATTGCTGATTTTTGGGAGATGGTTGGGGAGTTAGGTGATGGTGCATTTGGAAAAGTTTATAAAGCTCAGCATAAGGAGACAAGACGATATGCTGCAGCTAAAATGTGTACATTAGAGGACGAGGAGAACCTCAGTGATCATATGGTAGAGATTGATATTCTGTCGGAAATTAAGCATCCGAATATAGTCGAATTGTATGAAGCATTCTCCCTAGATGATAAATTATgg ATGTTAATTGAGTACTGTGATGGCGGTGCCTTAGATAGTATTATGGTAGAGTTGGAAAAACCTTTAACCGAACCTCAAATAGCCTATGTATGCAAACATATGACTGAAGGCTTGAATTTTCTACACAAAAATAGAGTAATTCATCGAGACTTGAAGGCTGGTAATGTTCTATTGACCATGGAAGGCGGTGTCAAATTGG CTGATTTCGGGGTGTCAGCCAAAAATAAACACACGCTCCAGAAGCATGACACATTCATGGGAACACCATACTGGATGGCTCCCGAATTAGTTCTATGCGAAACTTTTCGGGATAATCCATACgattttaaagttgatatttGGTCGCTTGGCATTACTCTGATTGAATTGGCACAGATGGATCCGCCAAATAGTGAGATGTCGCCAATGCGTGtgcttttgaaaattcaaaaaagtgaaCCTCCACGATTGGATCAGCCATCCAAATatacaaaagaatttaatgaCTTTTTGAGTAAATCCTTAGTGAAG gatCCTCTGTTACGGGCGTCAACTGATAACCTAATGACGCATCCTTTTATAAACCGGGTTCTTGATGGTAAGCCGATAAAAGATCTACTTCTGGAATACAAAGCTGAAGTCGTTGAAGAAGAAGTTGTTGACGAAGAAGCTGAG gaACCCCGCAACTCTGCGCACCCACTCGACCTGGACGATGACTCTTCATCGCAACAGAGTCAAGAAATCGATAAACGTAAGA ttCCAGGCACTCCAACATCTGTGTCACAAACATCGAGGGATTCAAAAGAATCTTCACCCGCGATCCCGACTACTCCTACTGTATCAACAACAACGACACCACCACCACCTACAACACCAACGCCACAAACAGTTCCAGCACAAATtgcaccagcagcagcagcatcggCAGCTGGTAAAGCGGAAAACAATGTTAAGTCTCAAGTTAAAACATCATCACCCCCGCCACCACCATCTGCAATTGTGCAAGATAAGATTCCGCCACCACCAGCGGTTgtgcaaaaacaaataagtccTCCTCCTCCAGCACCGTCACAAAAATCAACACAACCATCTGCAGCTAGAGCAGATACGAAGGCGACTGCACCAGTACCACCAACTTCTACAAGTGAAATTACACCCGAAAATGAAAGGAAAAAGGTTGATAATACTGATGGAGAAAAGAAG gtTATCAAAAAGGAGAAAGGCAAagcgccaccaccaccaccattgATGATTATATCGCAACAACAAAAGAAAGTCATTGAATCGCCAGAAGTTAAAGAAAACGCAGATGCATCTGCTGCTCTTTTGAAGGATATCATAAAACCTCCACCCGAATTTGAAGAGGATATTAGCATCACACCGGTTAACAATAATATAACTGACGAAGAGACATCAAACAAAGAAGACCCCATAACGGTCGAGTTCAAAACAAGTCCAAATGAAGAGAAACAGGTCATACCGATAAGCAGAAGTAATTCTTGTGATGATCAGCTAAAACCACCATCTCCAACATCATCTTCATCCATATCAGTTACTTCTACTCCGTCAAAGATTGTTTCGATGGGAACAGCTACAACAACTTCTTCAAATACATCGCTTATCACTATAAATAGCGGCAGCGGTGAGGAAGATAATAAGAGCATCTTGCCTAACAGTCTTGCGTCGAACGTGAGTCAAATAACTGTCGTAACAAGCACGCATCCACCCGTGATCATTGATAATAATGCACAGAGAGTAGATACACCTACAAAGTCAAATAGCAGTAGCAGTAGCGAAGTTGTAATTGTATCTAACGAACTGAATAAGACACATGTAAATGAATCGTCAACAGACGATGATTATCCGTCTCTGGACAGTATAGAGCATTCGCCACGTAAACAATCTAGCATGATTGTTATCAACGAAGACGAGGCAATGGGCAATGCACCGAAATCCGCAGCTGTACCTACAAACGCTCGAAAATTGGATGAGAGCGAAGTACTGATCGTAAGCCCAAGTTTCGTAGACGAAGACTCTGCCTATAACACAGCCTCAGTCGGAGGGGTGGATAACCATCTGTTAGACACTAGTCACGTATCTGTGGTTACAGTTGGTGAAGAGATAAAAGTCAAAGACAGCAGCCACATTCGTACTGCTGAGTCAAGTAGTGATCTATCGTCAGTGGGAGGCCCGAGTGAATGTAGTGATGACACACGTAGCAGTAGCGAACATATTCTAGCCAAACCGGCCAGCAAAATGAACGGCGGACAGCTGGTGAAAACAACGTCTGTGTCTGCGTCTCGTGAAGATGTCAGTATCATTGTGAATCACAAAAAAACGTTGCCAGAGAAGCGCATCTCCCCAGACAGCAGTGTAGGCTCAATGGAATCACGAACACATAGCGAATGCGGATCGGTTAGGTCTAGTGGCGGAACACCCATCCGCGGTGTTATCAAAATCGATCGCAGTGATGCTGAGAGTATTGCCACCACTACTAGTCATGATAGTCGAGAGCAGGAAGAGGATGTTATCATCCGTCGGAAGCCCTCACCTCCAAAGGTGGAGCCGACCAAAGAAGAAATCGAACTGCGCAATCTCCGCAAAAAGACCCGCAAACGTACCAGGAAATTCGAAATTGACGGTGTGCAAGTGACCACAACCACGAGCAGAGTAATCTATGGAGACGATGAAACTGGACGATTGTATGATGACCATGTGTTCAGGAAACAGGAGTTGCGAGAGCTGAAAATGCTCCAGAAGcaagaaaagaaacaacaaaatgacTTGCAGTTGAAAGAACAAATGGCCAAAGAACAACAAGATCGCCGTTTCGAACAGGAGCGTATAACTTTGGAGAAGACATACGAAAGTGATATGGACTCTCTGGCAAGGCAGCAAAAGCAATTGATTGAGAAAACTGAACAGAATCAAGAAGCCGAGTTGCGGTCATCTTCGAAACGCATTCGCTCTGAACAAGAACAGGAATTGAAAATCTTCCGAGAAAACCTTAAGCAAGAGATTCGTTTGCTAAAGCAAGAAATTGACTTGTTACCCAAGGAAAAGCGAAAGGACGAGTTCAAGAAGCGACGAGCAGCCATGGAACTGGATCACGAAGAAAAAGAACGTCAATTTTTGGACTCCCTAAAAGAACGTCATGAATTGTTGTTGCGACGAATCAGTGAGAAGCATCGTGATCGTTTGGCCACAATCGATCGTAATttcttacaacaaaaacaaaatgctatGCGCACTCGGGAGGCTCTGATCTGGGAACTAGAGGAAAAACATTTGCACGAGAGACATCAATTGTCAAAACGTCATGTCAAAGATATGTGCTTCATGCAGAGGCATCAAATGATTATTCGGCATGAAAAAGAATTGGATCAAGTTAAACGAATGTTGCAACGCAAGGAGGAGGATCTGCTGAAGAAGCAGTCAGTTGAGAAACGAGCTTTGCCAAAGCGTATTCGTGCCGAACGAAAAGCCAGAGATCTTATGTTTAGAGAATCATTGAGGATATCAACGAATTTAGATCCTGAAGTGGAAAGAGAAAGAttgaaaaaa ttccaagaacaagaaaaacgaCGCTATAATCAAGAAGAGAAgcgttttgaaatcaaacaccAAAAACAACTGGAAGAATTAAGAGCTACCCGTGAAGGAGCCATTAG GGAACTGGAGCAATTGCAAAACGAGAAACGCAAGGCACTAGTCGAGCACGAGACTCACAAGTTAAAGGAGATCGATGAGCGGCTCCAAAGGGAGTTGCGCGACTGGAAGGAACAACTGGTTCCACGCAAACAG